Proteins encoded by one window of Candidatus Binataceae bacterium:
- a CDS encoding aldo/keto reductase: MKKRKLGSHGLVVSELGLGCMGMSQFYGPRDDVESAATLERALELGIDFFDTADIYGTGHNEELVGRVLRKYRSKVIIATKFGNQALPDGKRAINGKPEYVRSACDASLKRLGVDHIDLYYQHRVDRNVPIEDTVGAMADLVRQGKVRYLGLSEAGAKTIRRAHAVHPISALQSEYSLWTRDYEDEVIPALRELGVGFVPFSPLGRGLLSGALNQLPADDMRKKISPRFEGDNFDRNLKVVARLKAIADEKGITPSQLALAWVLAQGDDIVPIPGTKRRKYLEENVAAAEIVLSKSDLARIEEAAPKGFAAGGRYHDMSTVNI; this comes from the coding sequence CTATGGCCCGCGTGACGACGTCGAATCCGCCGCGACGCTCGAGCGCGCGCTCGAGCTCGGGATTGATTTCTTCGATACTGCCGACATCTACGGCACGGGCCACAACGAAGAACTCGTCGGCAGGGTGCTGCGCAAGTATCGTAGCAAGGTGATCATCGCGACCAAGTTCGGCAACCAGGCGCTGCCCGACGGCAAGCGCGCGATCAACGGCAAGCCCGAGTACGTCCGTTCCGCCTGCGACGCTTCGCTCAAGCGGTTGGGCGTCGATCATATCGACCTTTACTACCAGCATCGGGTGGACCGGAACGTGCCGATCGAGGACACCGTCGGCGCGATGGCCGATTTGGTGCGGCAGGGAAAGGTGCGATACCTGGGCCTGTCGGAGGCCGGGGCAAAGACGATTCGGCGCGCCCACGCGGTGCATCCGATTTCCGCGCTGCAATCGGAATATTCGCTGTGGACGCGCGACTACGAGGATGAAGTGATTCCGGCGCTGCGCGAGTTGGGAGTGGGATTCGTGCCTTTCAGCCCGCTCGGGCGCGGACTGCTGAGCGGCGCTTTGAACCAGCTGCCGGCGGACGACATGCGCAAGAAAATCTCGCCGCGCTTCGAAGGCGACAATTTCGATCGAAATCTCAAGGTGGTCGCGCGGCTCAAGGCGATCGCCGACGAAAAAGGCATCACGCCGAGCCAGCTCGCGCTCGCCTGGGTGCTCGCGCAGGGCGACGATATCGTCCCGATACCGGGCACCAAGCGCCGCAAGTATCTCGAAGAAAATGTCGCGGCGGCCGAGATCGTGCTGTCGAAGAGCGATCTTGCGCGGATCGAGGAAGCCGCTCCCAAGGGGTTCGCCGCGGGCGGGCGCTATCACGACATGAGCACGGTCAACATTTGA
- a CDS encoding antibiotic biosynthesis monooxygenase family protein, which yields MVACIIEYSVRAEMEERLGEAFAVLIPEIQAIDGFISMDNFESQMRPGVRLEISYWRDDRALQSWIDNAAHREKMIVGRKEIFSAYKILSVDVKRQIEWTRPA from the coding sequence ATGGTCGCATGCATCATCGAGTACAGCGTTAGGGCCGAGATGGAAGAGCGGCTGGGAGAAGCCTTCGCGGTGCTGATTCCCGAGATCCAGGCGATCGACGGCTTCATCTCGATGGACAACTTCGAAAGTCAGATGCGGCCGGGAGTGCGGCTCGAGATATCGTACTGGCGCGACGATCGCGCCCTGCAGTCCTGGATCGACAACGCTGCGCATCGGGAAAAGATGATCGTCGGCAGGAAGGAGATCTTCTCCGCCTACAAAATTCTGAGCGTCGACGTCAAACGCCAGATCGAGTGGACGCGGCCCGCATGA
- a CDS encoding TetR/AcrR family transcriptional regulator, whose translation MKEATAPHRRAELLERVADYILDNGLAELSLRPLAAASDTSPRMLLYFFGTKERLIAEALARIRVREQLSFRRAVAMARPADRIESLLRDWKLSATPRRQKYSRLFYEVYGLALQKRQNFPGFLEKAVGDWLPPFKEALAALGVPPAPAQALATLALGAVRGLHLDLLATGERRRVEGAYRELLRLIGVTIQSRSWDNRRPSRSRDAANPVRRRRHGEGPRKTRSAE comes from the coding sequence ATGAAAGAGGCGACAGCGCCGCATCGGCGGGCGGAACTGCTCGAACGAGTGGCCGACTACATCCTCGACAATGGCCTGGCGGAGCTTTCTTTGCGGCCCTTGGCGGCGGCCAGCGACACCAGTCCTCGCATGCTGCTCTATTTTTTCGGCACCAAGGAGCGGTTGATCGCGGAAGCGCTGGCGCGTATTCGCGTGCGCGAGCAGCTCAGTTTCAGACGCGCGGTCGCGATGGCGAGGCCGGCGGACCGGATCGAGTCGCTGTTGCGCGACTGGAAATTGTCGGCCACTCCTCGCAGGCAAAAATACTCGCGGCTCTTTTACGAGGTGTACGGGCTCGCGCTTCAGAAGCGCCAGAACTTTCCGGGGTTTCTCGAAAAGGCGGTGGGCGATTGGCTCCCCCCGTTCAAGGAAGCGCTGGCCGCGCTCGGCGTTCCCCCTGCTCCGGCGCAAGCATTGGCTACGCTCGCGCTCGGCGCAGTCCGCGGCCTGCATCTGGATCTGCTGGCAACAGGAGAACGAAGGCGTGTCGAGGGCGCGTATCGGGAATTGCTGAGACTAATAGGTGTCACGATACAATCGCGTTCGTGGGACAATAGGCGTCCTTCGCGTTCGCGCGATGCCGCCAATCCGGTAAGACGGCGCCGCCATGGCGAAGGGCCGAGGAAAACGCGATCGGCCGAGTGA
- a CDS encoding LLM class flavin-dependent oxidoreductase, which translates to MNVGLMFSFRNPPRWKKPWADVYESQLEQAQLAEDLGYDTVWLTEHHFAEDGYSPSLMTLAGAVAAKTRRVRIGTFLLLLPLHNAVRVAEDAATVDVISKGRFDLGIGKGYAKHEFLGYGIPRKERPSRFEEGIDVIRGIWTQDPFSFQGKHYNLQDIRLTPKPIQQPHPPLWVGALNPKAVDRAARLGCHFLGIGDTSAYDDALRRYGRNPADFSVAQLVWTHIGPSRDQAWDEVQDHVHWMLTVYGEWLREAGEVQGPPSIFKPPPASELRRTTEPLLFNPLVGTAAEVAEGLEKFTSQVRTTHLVLGMHFPGIDPKIVRRSMETFARELLPALKNKR; encoded by the coding sequence ATGAACGTCGGACTGATGTTTTCTTTCCGCAATCCGCCCAGATGGAAAAAACCCTGGGCGGACGTTTACGAATCCCAGCTCGAGCAGGCCCAGCTCGCCGAAGACCTCGGCTACGACACGGTCTGGCTAACCGAGCATCACTTTGCCGAGGACGGCTACTCGCCGTCGCTGATGACGCTGGCCGGTGCGGTCGCTGCGAAGACGCGCCGGGTGCGGATCGGGACGTTCCTGCTGTTGCTTCCGCTGCACAACGCCGTCCGCGTGGCGGAGGATGCGGCGACGGTTGACGTGATCTCAAAAGGGCGCTTTGACCTCGGCATCGGCAAAGGATACGCAAAGCACGAGTTCCTCGGCTACGGAATTCCACGCAAGGAGCGCCCATCCCGTTTCGAAGAGGGAATCGACGTTATCCGCGGCATCTGGACCCAGGACCCGTTCTCCTTCCAAGGGAAGCATTACAACCTGCAGGATATTCGGCTAACGCCAAAACCCATCCAGCAGCCGCATCCGCCGCTCTGGGTCGGTGCGCTGAATCCCAAGGCGGTCGATCGCGCGGCGCGGCTCGGATGCCATTTCCTCGGGATCGGAGATACCTCGGCCTACGACGACGCCCTGCGCCGCTACGGCCGCAATCCGGCGGACTTCAGCGTAGCGCAACTGGTCTGGACCCATATCGGACCTTCGCGGGATCAGGCCTGGGACGAGGTCCAGGACCACGTGCATTGGATGTTGACGGTCTACGGAGAGTGGCTGCGCGAAGCCGGCGAGGTCCAGGGCCCGCCGTCGATATTCAAGCCGCCACCGGCCTCCGAGTTGCGGCGCACCACCGAGCCGCTGCTGTTCAACCCGCTGGTGGGCACCGCCGCGGAGGTCGCCGAAGGCCTTGAGAAGTTCACGAGCCAGGTGCGGACGACGCACCTTGTGCTGGGAATGCACTTTCCGGGGATCGACCCGAAAATCGTGCGGCGCTCGATGGAAACCTTCGCGCGCGAGCTCCTGCCCGCGCTCAAGAACAAGCGCTAG
- a CDS encoding secondary thiamine-phosphate synthase enzyme YjbQ, with protein sequence MRSHTKYLTVKVPERMGFVNLTDDVAQAIKDSGVREGLCLVNAMHITASVFINDNEPGLHEDYKRWLEWLAPYDPSPERYHHNRTGEDNGDAHHKRQVMGREVVVAVTAGKLDFGPWEQIFYGEFDGRRPKRILIKVIGE encoded by the coding sequence ATGCGCTCGCATACCAAATATCTCACGGTCAAGGTTCCCGAGCGGATGGGCTTCGTGAACCTGACGGACGACGTGGCGCAGGCGATAAAAGATAGCGGCGTGCGCGAGGGGCTATGCCTGGTCAACGCGATGCATATTACCGCTTCGGTCTTTATCAACGACAATGAGCCGGGACTGCACGAGGATTACAAGCGATGGCTCGAATGGCTCGCGCCGTACGATCCGAGTCCCGAGCGGTACCATCACAATCGCACCGGCGAGGACAACGGCGACGCTCATCACAAGCGCCAGGTGATGGGCCGCGAGGTGGTGGTCGCAGTCACCGCGGGCAAGCTCGATTTCGGACCGTGGGAGCAGATCTTTTACGGCGAGTTCGACGGCCGGCGCCCTAAGCGCATTCTGATCAAGGTGATTGGCGAGTAG
- a CDS encoding YezD family protein, whose protein sequence is MGQTNRPERVETVPSDTDLARVLEEVERAIRSVAYGSVEVVIQNSRVVQIERKEKFRINPR, encoded by the coding sequence ATGGGACAAACCAACCGCCCCGAGCGCGTCGAAACCGTCCCCTCGGACACCGATCTGGCTCGCGTGCTCGAAGAGGTCGAGCGAGCCATAAGAAGCGTTGCCTATGGTTCGGTCGAGGTCGTCATCCAGAACTCGCGCGTGGTGCAAATCGAGCGCAAGGAAAAGTTCCGCATCAACCCACGCTGA
- a CDS encoding aldolase/citrate lyase family protein: MRTNKLKADLKAGNVALGTIVWDTRGRGVMHTLAAAGMDFAWICMEHSAYNLETVVDLAAHAHAAGITPIVRIPGLQYEHVTRLLDSGCQSLILPHITSGAEVRRFIEMAKYYPQGRRGMAIYLGASTDYEEVDLPAAMAHANANTLLAVMIETREALESVDEIVIEGVDLVIVGNQDLTQNLGIPGQYGNPLFRTALEKVRARCVARGIAFAGLAANPEDLKAAVESGARFILYGTDLVLMRREAERAARALAPFRNPAARSAG, from the coding sequence ATGCGAACCAACAAACTCAAGGCCGACCTTAAGGCGGGTAACGTCGCGCTTGGCACGATCGTGTGGGATACCAGGGGACGCGGCGTGATGCATACGCTTGCCGCGGCCGGGATGGATTTCGCCTGGATCTGCATGGAGCACTCCGCCTACAACCTCGAGACCGTGGTCGATCTGGCCGCGCACGCGCACGCCGCCGGAATCACCCCGATCGTGCGCATTCCGGGCCTGCAATACGAGCACGTCACGCGCCTGCTGGATTCGGGATGCCAGAGCCTGATCCTCCCGCACATCACCAGCGGAGCCGAGGTCCGCCGCTTTATCGAGATGGCGAAGTACTATCCGCAGGGCCGGCGCGGGATGGCTATCTACCTCGGCGCGAGCACCGATTACGAGGAGGTCGATTTGCCGGCGGCGATGGCCCACGCGAACGCCAACACGCTGCTTGCGGTGATGATCGAGACGCGCGAGGCGCTGGAGAGCGTTGATGAGATCGTGATCGAGGGCGTGGACCTCGTGATCGTCGGCAATCAGGACCTGACCCAAAACCTCGGCATCCCCGGCCAGTACGGCAATCCGCTCTTTCGCACGGCGCTCGAGAAGGTGCGCGCGCGATGTGTGGCGCGCGGCATCGCATTTGCCGGGCTTGCCGCTAATCCCGAAGACCTCAAAGCCGCAGTCGAGAGCGGTGCGCGGTTCATACTCTACGGCACCGACCTTGTCCTGATGCGGCGCGAAGCGGAGCGCGCCGCCCGCGCGCTCGCGCCATTTCGAAATCCCGCCGCCCGCAGCGCCGGTTGA